A genomic region of Elaeis guineensis isolate ETL-2024a chromosome 9, EG11, whole genome shotgun sequence contains the following coding sequences:
- the LOC105051620 gene encoding LOW QUALITY PROTEIN: uncharacterized protein (The sequence of the model RefSeq protein was modified relative to this genomic sequence to represent the inferred CDS: substituted 1 base at 1 genomic stop codon) yields the protein MSISHAPSSNSFWPYVVIFLSLSFVSFSFHPSSAATFTLQNHTDRQALLSFKSLLSDPMGNLASWNNESLHFCDWSGITCGGRRHPLRVTALDLDSQGLAGSVSPSFANLTFLRRINLSNNQLHGRIPQELSLLPRLQYLDVSTNSLVGEIPSNFTRCTNLKSLSLRNNMLEGEIPREFGSHSKLQILSATGNNLTGGIPPLLGSSLSLTYVDLGSNGLTGSIPPFLANCSSLVSIDLSQNGLTGKIPHSLFNTSSLQTINLFKNELTGGIPSFSRIRASPLVLLALSMNSLSGSIPPSLGNLSSLLYLALSDNYLEGSIPESLSKILGLKVLDLSINNLSGRMPPPLYNLSSLAYLGVGNNWLFGTLPPDIGITLPNLQSLVMQSSLFRGHIPASLYNASKIQMLDLSKNLFKGSVSSNLGSLKNLVELNLGENQLQGNVWSLLSSLTNCSLLERLGLHDNKLEGTLPASIGNLSTRLERLWIGGNQISRTIPVEIGNLVNLTVLFIDANRFTGSIPPTIGRLQNLNLLDMSGNKFSGPIPSSIGNLTQLSELYMEENELSSNIPTSFGDCGHLDILNLSYNALAGSIPKELVALSSLTQALDLSHNNLTGSIPMEVGSLINLDCLNISNNRLSGAIPTTLGACQHLEFLHLEGNFFQGNIPQSFVSLRGLVELDLSRNNLSGRIPEFFGSFNSLQYLNLSVNDLEGEVPKDGVFGNSSESFVFGNKRLCGGDPGLQLPPCSVQASKRNSCKIIIIIIASVVAILCFCFLLILLQLRKRREKSPSVSPMEDRYITISYNDILKATDGFSSANLVGTGSAGSVYKGKLDCEEKFVAVKVFNIQQVGALKSFKTECEIIRNVRHNNLVKIITSXSSMDFAGNEFKALIFEYMPNGSLEGWLHPRAQECHQTRKLNLTQRLNIALDVASALCYLHHNIAVPATHCDLKPSNVLLDNDMTAHVGDFGLARFLCTSGSTISKYSTSFVGIKGTIGYVAPEYAMGSQISTQGDVYSYGILLLEMLTGRKPTNNIFKDGLNLHKFVNMAFPERVMEIVDPRILQDESEEVDGNIRNDNFNGMQLRRCITSLIRIGLLCSKESPNERPRMQDVTIKIRAVKEMLSVVEITEEGTNLAEPMEVHHTWVINV from the exons ATGTCTATCTCGCATGCTCCAAGTTCCAATTCATTTTGGCCATATGTTGTCatctttctctccttgtcttTCGTCTCGTTTTCCTTTCACCCTTCATCTGCGGCTACTTTCACCTTACAGAACCACACTGACCGGCAGGCCCTTCTATCCTTCAAGTCCCTATTGTCAGATCCCATGGGAAACTTGGCCTCATGGAATAATGAATCCCTTCATTTCTGTGATTGGTCGGGTATCACTTGTGGTGGCCGACGGCACCCACTACGAGTCACCGCCCTAGATCTCGACTCCCAGGGACTCGCTGGTTCTGTATCACCCTCCTTTGCCAACCTCACCTTCCTTAGACGAATCAACCTCTCAAACAACCAACTCCATGGACGAATCCCGCAAGAGCTCAGCCTTCTTCCCCGACTTCAATACCTCGACGTCAGCACAAATTCACTTGTAGGAGAGATTCCATCCAATTTCACTCGCTGCACCAACCTCAAGAGCCTCAGCCTAAGGAACAACATGCTTGAAGGAGAGATACcccgggagttcggctcccatagcaAGCTCCAAATACTGAGCGCCACTGGTAACAATCTCACGGGTGGCATCCCACCTCTGCTGGGAAGCAGCCTCTCCCTCACTTACGTTGATCTGGGAAGCAATGGTCTTACAGGAAGTATCCCTCCTTTTCTTGCAAATTGCTCGTCCCTTGTTTCTATCGATCTTTCACAGAACGGTCTCACCGGAAAAATCCCGCATTCACTTTTTAACACATCGTCCCTCCAAACCATCAATCTTTTTAAAAACGAACTGACGGGTGGAATACCATCTTTCTCAAGGATCCGCGCTTCTCCCCTCGTCCTTCTTGCTTTGTCAATGAACTCACTTTCAGGAAGCATCCCACCATCATTGGGAAACCTGTCCTCCCTCCTTTACCTTGCCCTTTCTGACAACTACTTGGAGGGAAGTATTCCAGAAAGCTTAAGTAAGATTCTGGGCCTGAAAGTGCTCGACCTATCCATAAACAACTTGTCCGGAAGAATGCCGCCACCTCTTTACAATCTCTCATCACTAGCTTATTTGGGCGTGGGTAACAACTGGCTCTTCGGGACCCTGCCACCAGACATCGGCATCACCCTTCCAAACCTCCAATCTCTGGTGATGCAATCGAGCCTATTTCGAGGGCATATTCCAGCTTCACTGTACAACGCTTCCAAGATTCAAATGCTCGATCTATCAAAGAATTTGTTCAAAGGATCAGTGTCTTCCAATTTAGGATCCTTAAAAAATCTAGTCGAGCTAAATCTTGGGGAGAATCAGCTCCAAGGCAATGTTTGGAGCTTGCTCTCTTCTTTGACCAATTGCAGCCTTCTAGAGAGGTTGGGTTTACACGACAATAAACTTGAAGGCACCCTCCCGGCATCAATAGGCAATTTGTCTACACGGCTTGAGAGGTTATGGATAGGAGGAAACCAAATATCTCGGACCATCCCAGTTGAGATTGGAAATCTGGTCAACCTTACCGTTTTGTTTATAGATGCAAATCGTTTTACAGGAAGTATCCCTCCTACCATTGGAAGGCTTCAGAACTTAAATCTCCTAGACATGTCCGGAAACAAATTTTCAGGCCCCATCCCATCTTCTATAGGAAATCTCACCCAATTAAGTGAGCTTTACATGGAAGAGAACGAATTGAGCAGCAACATCCCTACAAGCTTCGGAGATTGTGGACATTTGGATATATTAAACCTTTCTTATAATGCACTTGCCGGATCCATACCAAAGGAACTTGTTGCTCTGTCCTCACTAACACAAGCCCTGGATCTGTCACATAATAATCTCACTGGGTCCATTCCCATGGAAGTGGGTAGCTTGATCAACCTTGACTGCTTAAATATCTCCAATAACCGATTGTCAGGTGCAATTCCCACCACTCTCGGTGCTTGTCAGCATTTGGAATTCCTTCACTTGGAAGGCAACTTCTTTCAAGGAAACATTCCACAATCCTTCGTAAGCTTGAGGGGACTCGTGGAGCTGGATCTTTCTCGAAACAACTTGTCCGGGCGAATTCCAGAGTTCTTTGGGTCTTTTAATTCTTTGCAGTATCTAAATCTGTCAGTCAATGACCTCGAAGGCGAAGTGCCTAAGGATGGTGTCTTTGGCAATTCAAGTGAATCTTTTGTCTTTGGGAACAAGAGGCTTTGTGGAGGCGATCCAGGGTTGCAACTACCACCTTGCTCTGTCCAAGCCTCCAAAAGAAATTCATGCAAGATAATAATCATAATTATTGCGAGTGTTGTAGCAATCTTATGCTTCTGTTTTCTGTTGATTCTTTTGCAATTGAGAAAGAGACGGGAAAAATCTCCATCCGTGTCCCCCATGGAAGACAGGTACATTACAATATCTTACAATGATATCCTCAAAGCTACTGATGGATTCTCTTCAGCCAATTTGGTGGGTACTGGAAGTGCCGGTTCTGTATATAAAGGGAAATTGGATTGTGAAGAGAAGTTCGTTGCTGTGAAGGTATTTAACATTCAGCAAGTTGGAGCTCTGAAGAGTTTTAAAACCGAATGTGAAATCATAAGAAATGTTCGCCATAATAATCTGGTCAAAATCATCACTTCATGATCAAGCATGGATTTTGCTGGTAATGAATTCAAAGCTCTAATCTTCGAGTACATGCCTAATGGGAGCTTGGAAGGGTGGCTGCATCCTAGAGCTCAGGAGTGTCATCAGACAAGAAAGTTAAACCTGACTCAGAGGCTGAACATTGCCCTTGATGTGGCTTCTGCTCTATGTTATCTGCATCACAACATTGCTGTGCCAGCGACTCACTGTGATCTGAAGCCAAGCAACGTTCTTCTTGACAATGACATGACTGCCCATGTGGGTGATTTTGGGCTTGCAAGGTTCCTCTGTACTTCGGGCTCGACGATTTCCAAATATTCAACAAGCTTTGTGGGGATAAAAGGAACGATCGGATATGTTGCACCAG AATATGCAATGGGTAGCCAAATATCCACACAAGGAGATGTGTACAGTTACGGAATACTATTGCTAGAGATGCTTACGGGAAGGAAGCCTACAAATAACATATTTAAGGATGGCTTAAACCTTCATAAATTTGTTAATATGGCTTTCCCAGAAAGAGTCATGGAGATTGTGGATCCACGAATTTTGCAAGATGAAAGTGAAGAAGTTGATGGCAATATtagaaatgataattttaatgggATGCAACTGAGGAGATGCATAACTTCATTGATTAGAATTGGTCTCTTGTGCTCCAAGGAATCACCAAATGAACGACCAAGAATGCAAGATGTCACCATTAAGATTCGTGCAGTCAAAGAAATGTTATCAGTAGTTGAAATTACTGAAGAGGGGACAAATTTGGCTGAACCAATGGAAGTGCACCATACGTGGGTTATCAATGTTTAA